From Schistocerca americana isolate TAMUIC-IGC-003095 chromosome 9, iqSchAmer2.1, whole genome shotgun sequence, the proteins below share one genomic window:
- the LOC124551124 gene encoding longitudinals lacking protein-like isoform X2: protein MNESNNVYLRWSKHQATLVSVFDGLLDSEKLTDCTVSAEGHHLRAHKIILSACSPYFDELFSENCEKHPIIILHDVKYNVLKALLDFMYRGELNVPQEQLSDILKLSDSLRVRGLSGSGCVNNVDMQKRSERNARSVSPGTHLSQPASVSCFTSVQNERGEHVQSFRESPPRVSSQEGGSVEVDSISKAVQKSRKTINHTVADEGTAQNAFEVITPDVDSVDKLPSQKQVLATTPNSTGGPVDNSSQVLKTLLPVSNTTVCSSSYTMIPHQSSSRELQNSSGEMTITKNERFLIPEAVLHDERSESLSAHEVEVSLETKPEALETNVEIVEDLTLDDDDDYAGAGDYRDVCNSVEVDIGEVTRASEDLTYEEIFCAQEVNNTCSPFGSVDLSNVSLSASQIVLRNRFICHSCGKSYQHQSGLWRHAKFQCGKEPQFQCPRCNYRCARSDHLKKHMASLRCQMQKKYALFGGDV, encoded by the coding sequence ATGAATGAGAGCAACAATGTTTATTTGAGGTGGAGTAAGCATCAAGCTACTTTGGTGTCTGTTTTTGATGGTCTGTTGGACAGTGAGAAGTTAACAGACTGCACAGTTAGTGCTGAGGGGCATCATTTAAGAGCACATAAGATAATTCTCTCGGCCTGTAGTCCATATTTTGACGAACTGTTCTCTGAAAACTGTGAAAAGCACCCAATTATTATTCTGCACGATGTAAAATACAATGTGCTTAAGGCTTTGCTGGACTTTATGTATCGTGGAGAACTAAATGTACCGCAAGAGCAGCTTAGTGATATTCTTAAACTCTCGGATTCCCTTCGGGTAAGGGGACTGTCTGGCAGTGGGTGTGTGAACAATGTCGACATGCagaaaagaagtgaaagaaatgCACGgtcagtgtctccaggaacacacttGTCGCAACCTGCATCTGTGTCATGCTTTACCTCGGTTCAGAATGAGCGAGGAGAGCATGTGCAGTCATTTAGAGAAAGCCCTCCACGTGTGTCATCCCAAGAAGGAGGTTCTGTGGAAGTGGACTCCATTTCTAAAGCTGTTCAAAAGTCCAGAAAAACTATCAATCACACTGTTGCTGATGAGGGAACAGCTCAAAATGCATTTGAAGTCATTACCCCTGATGTTGATAGTGTGGATAAACTTCCATCTCAAAAGCAAGTACTGGCCACAACCCCTAACTCAACTGGTGGACCAGTTGACAACTCATCTCAGGTGCTAAAAACCTTGCTGCCTGTAAGCAACACCACTGTATGTTCGTCATCATACACTATGATTCCTCATCAGTCTTCAAGTAGGGAGTTGCAAAACTCTAGTGGGGAAATGACCATTACGAAAAATGAACGGTTTTTAATACCGGAAGCAGTATTACATGATGAAAGGTCAGAAAGTCTGAGTGCACACGAGGTTGAGGTATCTCTAGAAACAAAACCAGAGGCCCTAGAGACTAATGTGGAAATTGTAGAAGACCTTACTCTCGATGACGACGACGATTATGCTGGTGCCGGTGATTATCGTGATGTTTGTAACAGTGTTGAAGTTGACATTGGGGAAGTCACGAGAGCGAGTGAAGATCTTACATACGAAGAGATTTTTTGCGCTCAGGAAGTTAATAATACGTGTTCACCATTTGGCAGTGTTGATTTGAGTAACGTGTCTCTGTCAGCATCTCAGATAGTATTACGTAATCGGTTTATTTGTCATTCTTGTGGGAAGTCTTACCAACATCAATCAGGGCTGTGGAGACATGCGAAGTTTCAGTGTGGCAAAGAACCGCAGTTTCAGTGTCCTCGCTGCAATTATCGCTGTGCTAGGAGTGatcatttaaaaaaacatatggCTTCTCTTCGTTGCCAGATGCAGAAAAAATATGCTCTTTTTGGAGGGGATGTGTAA